The DNA segment CCGATCCTGCGGCGCTACCTCCAGTCGCTGCTCGCGCGCCTCGCCGCGGTGGAGTTCTCCGGCGTGCTCCTCATCATGCAGTCGAACGGCGGCGTGATCGCTCCCGAGGTCGCGATCGACAACGCGGCGGTGACCCTGCTCTCCGGGCCGGCCGGCGGGCCGGTCGCGGGCGTCTGGTACACGGCCGATCAGGGCTACGACGACTGCATCACCATGGACATGGGCGGCACCAGCTTCGACGCGGCGCTGGTCAAGGACCGTACGCCGTTCGTCACCACCGTCGGCGAGATCGATCGCCTGCGGATCGCGCTGCCGATGCTCAACGTCGTCACGATCGGCGCCGGCGGCGGCTCGATCGGCTGGATCGACGAGGGCGGGCTCCTGCGCATGGGGCCGCAGAGCGCGGGCTCCAAGCCGGGGCCGGTCTGCTACGGGCTCGGCGGCGAGCTTCCGACGTGCACGGACGCGGATCTCGTCCTCGGCTACCTCGACAAGGCCTACTTCGCGGGCGGCCGCATCCGGCTCGACCTCGAGCGGGCCGCGCGGGCGATCGAGGAGAAGCTCGCGAAGCCGCTGGGCCTCTCGCCGCACGAGGCCGCGGCCGGGATGTACAACCTCATCAACGCGAACATGGCCGCCGCGGTGCGCGAGGTGGCGGTCAAGCAGGGCCAAGACCCGCGCGACTTCCCGCTCGTGGTGGCGGGCGGCGCCGGCCCGAACCACGCGTGCCGGATCGCGCTCGAGCTCGAGATCCCGCTCCTCATCGTGCCGCGGGAGTCGTCGATCTTCTGCGCCGCGGGCATGCTCATGAGCGACCTGCGGCACAGCTTCGTGAAGACCTACGCGACGCCGCTCGCCAAAGCGGACGCGAAGCGGTTCCGGGCCCAGTTCGAGGAGATGCGCCGGACGGGCGTCGCGCTCCTCGCCTCGGAGGGGATCCCGGAGGAGCGGGCCGAGCTCGTCTACGCCCTCGATCTCCGGTACGTGAACCAGTACCACGAGGTGAGCGTCGAGGTGGGCGCCGACGAGGTCGCGGGGGGCGACTTCGCGGCGATGGCCAGGCGGTTCCACCCGAAGCACAACGCCCTCTACGGCTACTCGCTCGAGGCCGAGGGTGCGCCGGTCGAGCTCATCAACATGCGGCTCGTGACCGTAGGCGTGACCGAGAAGCCGAGGTTCCTGCCCATGGAGTGGGCGGGCGATGATCCGGCGAAGGCGCGCAAGGGCCGCAGGAAGGCCTACCTGCCGAAGGAGAAGCGGTTCGCCGAGGTCGACGTCTACGACGGCTTCAAGCTCCGGTTCGGCAACAGGATCGCGGGGCCCGCGATCATCGAGCAGGTGAACACGACGACCTTCGTGACACCCGAGTACCGGGTGATCGTGGATCGCTTCGGGAACTACACGCTGTACATGCCCGAGCGCGAGGACGAGGCGTGCGGGAGGGTGCTCAAATGGAAAAAATAGACAAGGTGCTCGCCTCGATCCTGCAGAAGCGGTTCAAGTCGATCGTCGAGGAGATGTCGATCGCCATCACCATGACGACGCGCTCGCCGATCCTCTGCGAGGCGCAGGACTTCGTCACCGGGCTGTACGACGCCGAGGGCAAGATGCTCGAGCAGAAGGAGAACCTGCCGATCCTCTCGTTCTCCCTCGGGCCGGTGTGCGAGTACATCCTCCAGTACTACGGTGACGACATCCACCCCGGCGACGTGATCTTCCACAACGACGTGTTCTCGATGGGCAACCAGAACAACGACGTGGCGGTGTACAAGCCGATCTTCCACGGCGAGCGGCTCGTGGGCTGGGCGGCGTGCAAGGGGCACCAGGCCGACATCGGCGGCGCGGTCCGCGGCGGCTACAACCCCCAGGCGACCGAGATCTGGCAGGAGGCGCTCCGCATCCCGCCCATCAAGGTGTACGAAAAGGGAAAGCTCCGGAAGGACGTCTGGGAGCTCATCTTCGCGAACATCCGCCTGCGGATGGTCGAGGAGGATCTCAAGGCGCAGATCGGCAGCTGCGTCGTCGGCGAGCGCGCGATCCAGAAGCTCGTCGAGAAGTACGGGCTCGAGGTGTTCGAGGCGCACAAGCGCTACCTGTTCGACGCCACCGAGCGGATGATGCGGGCCGAGATCCGCTCCATCCCGAGCGGCGTCTACGAGGGCGCGGCGACCGGCTACTACGACGGCCGCAACCCGGGCTCCAAGTACACCATCCGCGTGAAGATCACGGTCGAGGGCGACGGCATCGCGTTCGACTACTCGAAGACCGATCCGCAGACCAAGGGGTTCGTCAACGGCACCTTCACGTCGAGCGCGTCGGCGACGATGCTCACGTTCCTGCAGATGGTGAACCCCGACATCCCGCACAACGACGGCATGGTGCGGCCGGTGAAGATGATCATCCCGAGCGGCACGGTCGTGAACGCGGCGTACCCGGCCGCGACGACGTACGGCAACCACCTGTGCCCGATCACGGCGAGCGCCATCATGCGCGCCCTCGGGCCGGTGATCCCGGACCGCGTCACCGCCGAGTGGAACTCGCTGCTCTGCTCGCTCACGACCGGCACCGATCCGCGCAAGGGCGAGCACTACGTGGACATCTGCTTCATGGGGCTCAAGGGCGGCTCGGGCGCCATCCAGGGGTGCGACGGGTACGATCACATCGGCATGATCGACGCCTCCGGCGGCGTGCTCGACCAGGACTACGAGATGTTCGAGCAGCAGACGCCGCACCGGATCCTCCAGCACGAGTACTGGACCGACTCCGCGGGCGCCGGCGAGTGGCGCGGCGGGCTCGGCGTGGTGACCCGGTTCGCGCTCGGCGGCGAGGGCAACACGCTCGTCACCTTCGGCGAGGGCGACGTGGAGCGGCCGCTCGGCGCGTTCGGCGGCAGGCCCGGACCGCTCAACGCGATGACCCTCACCTACCCCGACGGCAAGGTCGTCGCGCCGACCACCAAGGATCTCATCAAGGACGTCCCGGCCGGCACGATCTACTTCCAGGAGGCCGGCGGCGGCGGCGGCTGGGGCGACCCCAGGCGGCGCAAGGTCGAGAAGGTGCTCGACGACGTCCGCAACGAGAAGGTCAGCCCCGCGAGCGCCCGGGACGACTACGGCGTGGCGATCGACGAGAAGACGATGACCGTGGACGAGAGGGCGACCGAGAAGCTGAGAAGCTAGCCGGTGGACAGTGGACTTTGTGGACGCAGTGGACCAAGTGGACTGGGTGGACGTCCACTGCGTCCACAAAGTCCACTGCGTCCACAAAGTCCACCAGCCCCCCCCCCTGCGCTTTTTCGGCAACCTTTTCTCGAAACGGCCGATAGATCCTGTGTGGAGCGCGAAAACGAACGCCTGATCCCGACCCACGGTGGCTACCGCAAGCTCAAGAGCTTCCAGGTCGCGCAGCTCGCCTACGACGTAACCGTCCGCTTCTGTGACCGCTATGTGGACAGGTTCAGCCGGACCCGCGACCAGATGGTCCAGGCGGCGCGGTCGGGCGTGCAGAACATCGCAGAGGGGAGCCAGGCGTCGGGCACCTCGAAAAAGACCGAGCTCAAACTCACCAGCGTAGCCCGCTCGAGCCTCGAGGAACTCCGCGTCGACTACGAAGACTTCCTGCGCCACCGAGGTCTGGAGTGCTGGACAGACGAGATCCGCGGGGCGCCGCGCTGATCGCCAGGAGGCCGCGCTGCGCGGAAGAAGTCGCGGACTGGGTGAGAGAAACCAGGAATGGACCACGTGGACACAATGGACGCAGTGGACACGGCGGACCGGCCACCGAGTCCACTAAGTCCACTAAGTCCACCGCGTCCACTTCCTCCTCCGGTCCCTCCTCCGCCGAGATCGCGGCCAACGGGGCGCTCGCGCTCGTCCGCGTGGCGTGCATCTTGTTGGATCGACAGATCGCGTCCCTAGCTCGAAGCTTCCAGGCTCAAGGCGGCTTCGCGGAACGACTGTACAGGGTGCGGTCGGCCGCTAGAAAGCCCGCGTAGCTCCTCTTCCTACCACGTTGATCTCGCCCCGACGATGACCTATAGTTTGCCGTCCCCGAGAGAGAAAACCGCGTCCAACGAGGAGGGATCATGAAACCCGGAGAGAAGAAGTATCCCCACATCTTCAGCCCAGCGAAGCTCGGCAAGATGGAGGTCAAGAACCGCATCAAGTACGCCTCCACGGAGACCAACTTCAACTACGGCGACGGCTTCGTGGCGGACAAGGAGATCGCGTACATGGAGGCCCAGGCGCGCGGCGGCGCCGGCATGGTCACCACCCAGGGCGCGTACACCGATCCCCGCGGCGAGGGCCAGGGCTACGTGGGCATGATGGGCATCTGGGACGACAAGTTCATCCCGGGCCTCAAGAAGATCAACGACGCCATCCACAAGCACGGCGCCAAGTCGGTGCTCCAGCTCATGCACTGCGGGCGCGTCGGCGGCATCAACCTGCACTACACGGTCGGCCCGTCCCAGGTGAAGCAGCGCATCCCGCGCTTCCGCGAGCCTGTCGAGATGACGCGCGAGCAGATCGAGATGGGGATCCAGGAGCACGTGCTCGGCGCCCGCCGCTGCGTGGAGGCCGGCTACGACGCGGTCGAGATCTCCGGCATCGTCGGCTACCTCATCTCCAACTTCATCTCGAGCTACACGAACCAGCGCACGGACGAGTACGGCGGCTCGGTGGCGGGCCGCGCCAAGTTCATGACCGACATCGTGAGCCGCATCCGCAAGGAGGTCGGCCCCGACTACCCCATCATCATTCGCCTGTGCGCGGACGAGCTGCTCCACGATCGCGGCGGCAACAAGCCGGAGGAGTCGCTCGAGGTGATCAAGCTCGCCGAGAAGGCGGGCGCCGACTGCCTCTCCGTCACCGCGGGCTGGCAGGAGTCGGCCGTGTCGGTCATCTCGCGCGACTGCAAGATGGGGCAGTGGCTCTTCCTCGCCAAGCGCGTGCGCGAGGCGCTCGAGCCCACGACCTCCGTGTCGATGGCGTACCGCCTCTTCGTGCCCGAGCTGCCGGAGCAGGCTATCGCGAAGAAGGAGCTCGACTTCTGGGAGATGTGCCGCCCGATGATCGCGGACCCGTTCCTGCCGCTCAAGATCATGGAGGACCGACAGAAGGACATCATCCCGTGCATGGCGTGCAACATCTGCCTGGCGCGCCTCTTCCGCGACGCGGAGCTCAACTGCATGGTGCGGCCGTCGCTCGGCCACGAGTCGGAGCCGGAGTTCGGCTTCTACGGGTTCCCGAAGGTCGCGCAGCCCAAGCAGATCTGGGTGGTCGGCGCGGGGATCGCCGGCATGCAGGCCGCGGCGATCGCCGCGGAGAAGGGCCACCAGGTCACGGTGTTCGACAAGCGCGATCACGTCGGCGGCCAGGCGGCGACCGCGTCGCACGGCCCGTACGGCGACGAGGAGTTCATGCGCCTCGTCAACTACCTCAAGGCGTACTGCGACAAGGGCAAGGTGAAGTTCGAGCTCAACCGCGCGCTGACCGCCGAGGAGCTGAAGGCGAGCGGCGCGGACGAGATCGTCGTCGCGACGGGCGCGGCGCCGAGGAGCGCGCTCCCGGGAGCGGACGGCAAGAACGTTGTGTCGTGCCTCAACGTGATGGACGGGGTGGCGAAGCTCGGCAAGTCCGTCGCGATCCTCGGCTCGGGCGGCGTCGCGATCGCGACCGCGCTCTACCTGCTCGAGAAGGGCGGCGTGCAGATCGCGCTCGTGCACCAGGGCAAGAAGCCGGGCGCGGACGTGAACCCGAGCTACATCTGGCGCTACATGAGCAAGCTCAAGGAGGGCAAGGTGGCGCTGGTCTCGTTCGCCAAGCCCAAGGAGATCACGGCGAAGGGGATCCAGGTCGAGACGCCGGACGGCGAGAAGCTCGTCGAGGCCGAGACCGTCATCCTCGCCGACATGTTCTCCGTGAACGACCTGGCGAAGGCGCGCAAGGGCGTCTACGTCATCGGGGATGCGCTCACACCGCGGCGCGGCAACTCGGCGGTTCTCGACGGCTACAAGATGGGCATGCGCCTCTAGGGGCGACGAGGAGGACGACATGATACCGAAGATCGACGTTTTCCGCTGCGACGGCTGCGGCGTCTGCGTGAAGCACTGCCCGCCCCAGATCATCGGGCTGGTGAAGAACAAGGCCGCCATCCTCATCGACCTGTGCGAGGAGTGCGGCATCTGCTTCGAGGCGTGCAAGACGGGCGCCATCCACTTCAGGCTCCCGAACAAGGGCGTCGAGGCGGCCTCGGACGCGTACGCGACGCCGCGCGCCTACACCCCGAACCCCGGCAACTGGAGCGTGGGCGTGCCCCGCGGTTACGACGGCGAGGGCAACGCCGCGAAGAAAGGCTGAGCCATGAAGGTCAACAAGATCGATCACCTCTGCATCGCGGTGAAGGACCTGGATCAGGCCATGAAGGCGTGGGAGCCGGTGCTCGGCAAGCCCAAGCCCGACGACCCGTACATCGACGAGCCGGAGAAGATCCGCGTCGCGCGCTACTGGCTCGGCGGGGTCGGCTTCGAGCTGATGGAGTCGACGAGCCCCGACGGCGACGTCGCCAAGTGGATCGAGAAGAACGGCGAGGGGATCATGCTCGTCGGCCTCAACGTCGACAACACCCGCGCGGCGATTGGCGAGCTCGAGCCCAAGGGCTACAGGTTCATCCCGAACCCCAAGCCGCTCGCCGACGATCCGAGCAAGAAGTCGCGCGCCTTCCGCGACTGCGAGTTCGCCTTCATCCACCCCAAGAACGTGAACGGCGTGCTGCTCGAGCTCATCGACTACAAGTGGGACGAGCTCAAGTAGGGGCAACCCTGCGTGGTTGCCCTATGGTAGGGGCAACCCTGCGTGGTTGCCCTATGGAACACGTGCGCGATCGACGATCGACCGAGGGGCAGACACGTAGGTCTGCCCCTACAGGGGTTCCGGCAACGGTCCCGAGATCACCTCGCAACCGTCCTCCGTGACAAGGATGTCGTCCTCGAGGCGCACGCCGAACTCGCCCGGCAGGTAGACGCCCGGCTCGGCGGTGAGCACCATGCCCGGCAGGAGCGGCTGCGTGTTCCCGCGCGCGCAGATCGGCTCCTCGTGGAACTCGAGGCCGATCCCGTGGCCGCCGCGGTGCGTGAAGAACGCCCCGTAGCCCGCGCGCTCGATCACCCGCCGCGCCGCGAGATCGACCTCCTCGGCCCTCGCTCCCGGGCGCGCCGCGTCGATCGCCGCGGCCTCGGCCTCGCGCACGATCCCGTGGATCTCGCGCATCCTCGGGGACGGCCTCCCGAAGAAGAAGGCGCGCGTGACGTCCGACCTGTAGCCCTCGACCCGGTCCCCGGCGTCGATGACGATCGCGTCGCCCGGCCGCAGCCGCCCGTCCCGGCCGTTCTCGTTCGGGAGCGACGTCGTCCTCCCGATCTGCACCATGGCGCTCGGCCCGAACGCGGCCGCGAGCTCGCGCTCGCTCATCCCTTCCTTCAGCACCTCGGGGACGCCGGCCATGCGCGCCATCGTGCGGCCCGCCGCCTCCCGAAGGCACGCGATCTCGGCCGGGCTCTTCAGCGCGCGCAGGCGATCCGTCGCCGCACGGGAGTCGACGAGCTGCGCACCCGGTAACGCCTCCGCGAGCGCGAGGACGAAGTGGTACGGAACGGTCGCCTCGAGCCCCACGCGCGGGTGCGCCCCGCACCCCGAGGAGATGATCCGGGCGAGGAGCGCGTACTGGTCCTCCTCCCGCTCGTCGTCGAACGGGTGCAGGCGCGCGGGCACAGGGCACGCCGCGAGCTGCGCCTCCTCGAAGCGCGCGCCGACGAGATCGAGGCTCCCGTCGGCCCGGACGAGCGCGACGAAGAGCCGGTGGCGCTCCCTGGCGTGCATGAGCCCCGTGAAGTAGTAAAAATTCGGTCCCGGCAGGAGCACGAGGCAGTCGGCGCGGATGTCCCGCATCGCGGCCGCAGAGCGACCGAGCCTCTCGCTCCGCTCGGCCGGCGTGATCCGGATCATGGCTATGGGTTTCCGCGCCCGGGGCCGTCCTTCGGGAACGCGAGCGCCTCGGTGAGGACGTACGCCGCCTGGAGATACGACGTCGGGCAGAGCGGGAAGCACTCCTTGCAGGCGTCGCACTCCTTCGCGGCGATCTCCGGAACGAAGCTGATCTCCTTCCAGATCCCCCGATCGATGAACCCGACGGCGTGCTTCCCCTTCACCTCGGCGCAGTACCGGACGCACAGGCCGCAGTGGACGCAGAACGAGGGCTCCTTTTCGAAGCGGTTCACGTCCGCGCCGTACTCTTTCGCCAGATCGCGCAGCGCAGGAGAGTCCGGCGCGTGCGCGAGCAGGAGCTCGAGCAGCGTCTTGCGGATTCGGTCCACCTTCTCGGACCTGGTCCGGACGACCAGGCCCTTCTCCGCCGGGTAGACGCAGGAGACGACGAGCCGTGTCCCGCCGCGTGCCGCCACCTCCACGATGCAGAGCCGGCAGCCGCCGAACGGCTCCAGGCGATCGTCGTGGCAGAGCGTGGGGATGCGGATTCCGGCGCCCCGCGCCGCCTCGAGCACCGTCGCCCCCTCCGCCGCCAGGATCTCCTTGCCGTCGATCTTCAAGGGTATCCCGCTCACGCCTCGGCCCCCTTCCTGCGCACCGCCCGCTGGTCCTCGGGCGGCGGCGGCGGCACCGGCACCCCCGACAGCTTCATCACCGCGCCGAACTTCGGCGGGCAGACCTCGAGGCAGTTGCCGCAATTCGTGCACTTCTCCTGATCGATGACGTGGATCCGCTTCTTGCCGCCGTCGATCGCCTGGGCCGGGCACTTCCTGAGGCAGATCATGCACGCCTGGCACTTCTCCGGGTCGATGTGGTAGTGGATGAGCGCCTTGCAGGACAGCGCCGGGCACCGCCTCTCCTTGATGTGCGCGTCGTATTCGCTCCGGAAGTAGCGCAGCGTGCTCAGGAACGGGTTGGGCGCCGTCTTGCCGAGCGCGCAGAGCGAGGCCTCGATCGCCGTCTCGGACAGCTCCTGCAGGGTCTGGATGTCCTCCTCCCGCCCCTTGCCCAGGGTGATGTTCGTGAGGATCTTGTGCATCTGCCGGAGGCCCTCGCGGCACGGGACGCACTTGCCGCACGACTCGCCCGTGAGGAAGTCGACGAAGTACCGGGCCACGTCGACCATGCAGGTGTTCTCGTCCATGACGATCATGCCGCCCGAGCCCATCATCGAGCCCGCCCGGGTGAGCTCGTCGAAGCCGACCTGCAGGTCCAGGAGCTCGCCCGGGATGCACCCGCCCGACGGCCCGCCGGTCTGCACCGCCTTGAACCTCTTGCCGCCCGGGATGCCACCGCCGATCTTGTAGATGATGTCCCGAAGCGTGATCCCCATCGGCACCTCCACGAGGCCGGTGTTCGTGATCTTGCCGACCAGGGAGAAGATCTTCGTGCCCTTGCTCGTCTCGGTCCCGTACTGCGTGAACCAATCGGCACCCCTGTTGATGATGAGCGGCACGTTCGCCCACGTCTCGACGTTGTTCAGCACGCTCGGACGGTTCCACAGCCCCTTGATGTTGGAGCGGACGTACTTCGGTCTGGGCTCGCCCGCCCGGCCCTCGAGGGCTGTCATCAGGGCGGTCGACTCGCCGCACACGAACGCGCCGGCGCCCCTATGCACCTTGACGACGAGGTCGAACCCCGAGCCGAGGATGTCCTTCCCGAGCAGGCCGTACGCCTCGGCCTGCTCGATGGCGAGGTTGATGTTCTCCACGGCGAGCGGGTACTCCTGCCGCACGTAGACGTACCCCTCGTTCGCGCCGACGGCGTAGCCGCCGATGATCAGCCCCTCGAGGATGGAGTGAGGGTTCCCCTCGAGGAGCGCCCGGTCCATGAAGGCGCCGGGATCGCCCTCGTCGGCGTTGACGATCACGTACTTCGTCCTCTCCGAGGCGTTGCGGGAGCCCTCCCACTTCTGCCCGGCCGGGAAGCCGCCACCGCCGCGCCCCCGCAGGTTGGACTTCTTGATCTCCTCCACCACGTCGACCGCGGACATCCCGGTGAGCGCCTTGGCCAGCGCCGAGTAGCCGCCGATGGCCAGGTAGTCGTCGATGCTCTTGGAGTCGATCCGGATGTTGTTGCACAGGACGTTCCGGACCTGGTTCCCGTAGAACGGGATGTCGGACTCGTGGACCGCCCGATCGCCAGTCGAAGGATCGACGAACAGCAGGCGCTCGACGACCTTCTTCTCCCGGATGGTCTGCGATACGATCTCTGGGACGTCACCGGGCTTCACCTGCAGGTAGCAGATCTCCTCGGGGTAGATGACGACCACCGGCCCCCGCTCGCAGAAGCCGGGGCACCCGGTCCCCTTGGTGCTCACGGACGCCGAAAGGCCCTGCCGCTCGATCTCCGCCCGGAACGCGGCAATCACCTCGCCCGCGCCCGAGGCGAGGCACCCGGAGCCCGCGCAGATCGAGATGACCGGCGCCGCGGGATCCCTCCGGGACAGGATCTCCCGTCTCAACTTCTCCAGCTCGTCGGGCGAATTCAACCGCGTCATCGCACTCCCCTACTTGTAGCCCTTCAGCACCTCCGCCGATTCGGCCGGAGTGAGCTTGCCGTACGTCTTCCCGTCGATCTCCATCACCGGCCCGAGCGCGCAGCAGCCCAGGCAGTTGACAGTCTCCAGGCTGAAGCTCAGATCCAGGTCGGTCTCGCCGGGCATGATCCCGGTCTGCTCCCGAAGCGTGTCGAGGATGCGGGTCGCGCCGCGGACGTGACACGCGGTGCCGACACAGACGTGGACCTGATGGAGCCCCTTGGGGACCAGGCTGAACGCCTTGTAGAAGGTCGCGATGTGCTGGATCCGGCTCAAGGGGACCTGCAGCCTCTCGGCGACCCGATCCAGCGCCTCCTTGGGCAGCCAGCGGTTCTCGCTCTGGATCTCCAGCAACACCTGGATGAGCGAGCTCGCCTCCCCGCGATGCCTCTCGATGATCCTGTCGATGCTCTCGATGTCCATGTCCGCTTCCCTGACGCCTTACGCCAGCGAGTAGCGCTTGCGCTCGACGTCGTACTTGACCAACCCGTGCCTCGACGAGGCGTTCATGTGTTTCGACACGTCGGACGGGCTCAGGCTCAACCGCCGCGAGATCTCTCCCGTCGGCAGGGGCCCCTCTCCGAGGAGCAGCATGATCCGGCTCAGCTCCCACTTCTCCGCGATGATCTCCCGGAAGAGCCGCACGACCTCGCCGCTCTCGAAGAACCTCTCGTACTCTTCCTTCGTCTTCGAAGGCGCCCTGAGCCTCTCCCGCTCCACCAGCCGCAGGTACGGGACGATCCGCTCGGCGGCCTCGAGCTTGAGCTTCAGCGCTCCGGGCTCCATCCCCTCGGCCGTCCCGAGCGGTCCGAGCCCCTTGATCTTCTTCGTGAAGCCGTCGATGGCCTCGGCCAGGATGTTGCCGTCCCCGCCGGACATGAAGGTGATGTTCAGCCGCTCCGGGTAGAGCCCCATGTGCGCCAGCAGGAACCTCGCGACGTGCACCATGGCCAACGCGTCGTAGTTCCCGTGCGTGACGTAGTTGCACTCGTTCAACCGGCAGCCGCCGATGAACACGCCGTCGTGTCCGTTCGCGAAGGCCCTGAGCACGAACCTCAGATCCACCCTTCCCGAGCACATGACGCGAACCAGCCTGATCTCACTCGAATACTGTAGCCGGGAAACTCCGGCCATGTCCGCCGCTCCGTATGCTCACCAGTGGCAGACGAAACCCAGCATCCTCGGCTTGAACTCGAGACTCTGGCTCATCGTCACCCTCCTTTCTCCCCGCTCTCGAACGCCCATCCTCAGGCGCCGCCTATCGCCGCGTCGATCTGTCCCAGGATCTCCTCTTCGGTGAAGTGCTTCAGCACGATGGCGTTCGTCGGGCACTTCGCGTTGCACAGGCCGTCCCCCTTGCACAGGACCGGGTTCACCACGGCCTTCCTCCCGCCGGGGGTGTCGCAGAGCTCGATCGCCCCGTACGCGCACGCCGTGACGCACGCCCCGCACGAAACGCAGTCCTCCTCCCGCACCTCGCACACGGAGCCCGACGCGGTGACCGTGTCGTGCGACAGCAGCGTCAGCACCC comes from the Pseudomonadota bacterium genome and includes:
- a CDS encoding NAD(P)H-dependent oxidoreductase subunit E gives rise to the protein MDIESIDRIIERHRGEASSLIQVLLEIQSENRWLPKEALDRVAERLQVPLSRIQHIATFYKAFSLVPKGLHQVHVCVGTACHVRGATRILDTLREQTGIMPGETDLDLSFSLETVNCLGCCALGPVMEIDGKTYGKLTPAESAEVLKGYK
- a CDS encoding hydrogenase iron-sulfur subunit encodes the protein MSQSLEFKPRMLGFVCHWUAYGAADMAGVSRLQYSSEIRLVRVMCSGRVDLRFVLRAFANGHDGVFIGGCRLNECNYVTHGNYDALAMVHVARFLLAHMGLYPERLNITFMSGGDGNILAEAIDGFTKKIKGLGPLGTAEGMEPGALKLKLEAAERIVPYLRLVERERLRAPSKTKEEYERFFESGEVVRLFREIIAEKWELSRIMLLLGEGPLPTGEISRRLSLSPSDVSKHMNASSRHGLVKYDVERKRYSLA